One genomic segment of Haladaptatus sp. R4 includes these proteins:
- a CDS encoding isoprenylcysteine carboxylmethyltransferase family protein, whose product MTSPVLRPATEYVFIVATAAWVVPELLDSIRRRDRPIQHRNTRGPNLDAKSVYGIYVAVYCSGLVGWIFMFTAPSWAGFGSFTVPLFWAGILLMCTGIALRWYAVILLGDSFTRSVTVSDDQAVVETGPYAVVRHPTYTGILLTIVGYEFCLGTWLAVFVALVVNLVAFGYRIRVEEHALREELDGYADYCKRTPYRLVPYVF is encoded by the coding sequence ATGACGTCACCAGTTCTCCGCCCGGCCACCGAATACGTTTTCATCGTTGCCACTGCGGCCTGGGTCGTCCCCGAGTTACTCGATTCGATTCGTCGTCGTGACCGCCCGATTCAGCACCGGAACACCCGAGGGCCGAATCTGGACGCGAAATCGGTGTACGGTATTTACGTCGCCGTTTATTGTTCCGGTCTCGTTGGATGGATTTTCATGTTTACAGCCCCGTCGTGGGCTGGATTCGGCTCGTTTACCGTTCCGCTGTTTTGGGCCGGAATACTCCTCATGTGCACTGGCATCGCACTTCGATGGTATGCCGTGATACTCCTCGGTGATTCCTTCACGCGCTCGGTTACCGTCAGTGACGACCAAGCGGTCGTTGAGACGGGACCGTATGCCGTCGTCCGCCACCCGACGTACACCGGGATTCTCCTCACGATAGTCGGGTACGAGTTCTGTTTGGGGACGTGGCTCGCCGTGTTCGTCGCGCTCGTTGTAAATCTCGTCGCCTTCGGCTACCGAATTCGCGTCGAAGAGCACGCACTTCGGGAGGAACTCGACGGCTACGCTGACTACTGCAAGCGCACCCCCTATCGCCTCGTTCCATACGTTTTCTAA
- a CDS encoding MFS transporter, whose amino-acid sequence MGLAAILGLFGLTVILAVAFVAQEVRTAEPVFPIDLVSNRGVGVAMGLSFVIGLGQLVGVTYLPLYLQAVTGVSATNSGLLLLPLLGGMIVVSAITGQLISRYGRLRIFPVVGLAIASVGYYLFSTMTSDMGFTTIAGFMLVTGVGLGFVNPVLSLSAQLAVDRTRIGVATTSVSVTRSLGSGIGVAVLGSVFTSSLTDDLTNALGPKAAKYAGASQNVNEISSLPSGIQHAVINALSGSLTTMFLWTVPVIALGFLLAFALPNPDMDEGSPGSQETGDGVPSEDGHRDVGTGSTDD is encoded by the coding sequence GTGGGTCTCGCCGCGATCCTCGGACTGTTCGGCCTGACGGTCATTCTCGCAGTCGCGTTCGTCGCACAGGAGGTTCGAACGGCGGAACCGGTGTTCCCGATCGACCTCGTCTCGAACCGCGGCGTCGGCGTGGCGATGGGGCTGAGTTTCGTCATCGGTCTCGGCCAACTCGTCGGCGTCACCTACCTCCCGCTCTACCTCCAGGCGGTCACGGGCGTGTCCGCGACGAACTCCGGACTCCTGCTCCTCCCGCTACTCGGTGGGATGATCGTCGTGTCCGCCATCACCGGCCAACTGATCAGCCGATACGGCCGTCTGCGTATCTTCCCCGTCGTCGGATTGGCCATCGCCTCGGTCGGCTACTACCTCTTCTCCACGATGACGTCGGACATGGGGTTCACGACCATCGCGGGGTTCATGCTCGTCACCGGCGTCGGACTCGGTTTCGTCAACCCCGTGCTCTCGCTTTCCGCACAACTCGCCGTCGATCGGACGCGGATCGGGGTGGCGACCACGAGCGTCTCCGTTACCCGGAGCCTCGGGTCGGGCATCGGCGTCGCCGTACTCGGTTCCGTCTTCACCTCGTCGCTCACGGACGATCTAACGAACGCGCTCGGGCCGAAGGCGGCAAAGTACGCGGGTGCGAGCCAGAACGTCAACGAGATCAGCTCGCTCCCGTCGGGAATCCAGCACGCGGTTATCAACGCCCTTTCCGGGAGTCTCACGACCATGTTCCTCTGGACGGTGCCCGTTATCGCCCTCGGCTTCCTGCTCGCATTCGCCCTTCCGAACCCGGACATGGACGAAGGTAGTCCCGGGTCACAGGAAACGGGAGACGGTGTTCCCTCCGAAGACGGCCACCGGGACGTGGGAACGGGTTCGACCGACGATTGA
- a CDS encoding MFS transporter, with product MWRPVAVSGGHPASSPVEEWPRRRLAIVLGGLMLAIMLSALDQTIVSTALPTIASDLGSVKNYSWIVTAYLITTTASAALYGKLSDIYGRRALFTVAVSVFVIGSALCAAAGSIPVVNQYIDGIVQLALLRALQGIGAGGLWVLVLSILGDMFGPRKRSEYISYMLSGFGAALVVGPLVGGWLTEHFSWHWIFLINLPLGVLSLALVWAYLDVPQETVDHPIDYFGALLLVAALTTLILATSWGGGDYAWVSPRSSDCSA from the coding sequence ATGTGGAGGCCGGTCGCAGTGAGCGGCGGTCATCCCGCTTCTTCGCCCGTCGAAGAGTGGCCTCGCCGTCGGCTTGCTATCGTCCTCGGCGGGTTGATGCTCGCCATCATGCTCAGCGCGCTCGATCAAACTATCGTTTCGACTGCACTTCCGACCATCGCGAGCGACCTCGGAAGCGTCAAAAACTACTCGTGGATCGTCACTGCCTATCTGATCACGACGACGGCCTCCGCCGCGCTCTACGGCAAACTCAGCGACATCTACGGTCGTCGCGCGCTCTTCACTGTCGCGGTGTCGGTGTTCGTGATCGGCTCCGCGCTCTGTGCGGCCGCCGGTTCGATCCCGGTCGTGAACCAATACATCGACGGCATCGTCCAACTCGCGCTCCTCCGCGCGCTCCAGGGTATCGGTGCGGGCGGCCTCTGGGTGCTCGTGCTCTCCATCCTCGGCGATATGTTCGGGCCGCGCAAGCGCTCCGAGTACATCAGCTACATGCTCTCGGGCTTCGGGGCGGCGCTCGTGGTCGGCCCGCTCGTCGGCGGTTGGTTGACCGAGCACTTCTCCTGGCACTGGATCTTCCTCATCAACCTTCCGCTCGGCGTGCTCTCGCTCGCGCTCGTCTGGGCCTACCTCGACGTCCCGCAGGAGACCGTCGATCATCCGATAGACTACTTCGGCGCGCTCCTGCTCGTCGCGGCCCTGACGACGCTCATCCTCGCCACCTCGTGGGGCGGCGGGGATTACGCGTGGGTCTCGCCGCGATCCTCGGACTGTTCGGCCTGA
- a CDS encoding helix-turn-helix domain-containing protein, with amino-acid sequence MPRVQIEIPDPPANWLVALSSSHPEDEFRILASYPGESGTVGILEARTRNPDVIRKELDEVEDLHSFREMDSDGEVVIIEYRSPKPKMQRLVSESGTVPRYPVVFRDGTVTATQATSHAQLSELTDSFESAGIAYNIRSLVQSLDPNDLITARQQQFIEKAVDRGYYETPRRCTLTELAAEMDVHKTTAGDVLHRAERRIITEFVARQS; translated from the coding sequence ATGCCACGAGTTCAGATCGAGATTCCCGACCCTCCGGCTAACTGGTTGGTCGCGCTCTCGTCGTCCCATCCCGAGGACGAGTTTCGAATTTTAGCGTCGTATCCGGGGGAGAGTGGAACGGTCGGGATTTTGGAGGCACGGACTCGGAATCCGGACGTAATTCGGAAGGAGTTGGACGAAGTTGAGGACCTCCACTCGTTTCGAGAGATGGATTCCGACGGGGAGGTCGTGATCATCGAATATCGTTCACCGAAACCGAAGATGCAACGACTGGTATCCGAGTCGGGGACCGTTCCCCGTTATCCCGTCGTCTTTCGCGACGGAACGGTCACCGCTACCCAGGCGACGTCGCACGCACAACTGTCCGAACTCACGGATTCGTTCGAATCCGCGGGAATCGCGTACAACATCCGATCCCTCGTCCAAAGTCTCGACCCGAACGATCTCATCACCGCTCGTCAGCAGCAGTTCATCGAGAAAGCAGTCGACCGAGGGTATTACGAGACACCTCGAAGATGTACCCTGACGGAACTTGCCGCCGAAATGGACGTTCACAAGACGACTGCAGGTGACGTCCTCCATCGCGCAGAGCGACGGATAATCACGGAATTCGTTGCGAGACAGTCGTAG
- a CDS encoding EamA family transporter: MAYIAVQSDPVSLSGSGVAFAVAGGVFSGIGSISYYAALQRGNTAIATTVTALYFVVAAVLGVLFLGDSVDLQDLAGIGLAIGAVALLAT, from the coding sequence ATCGCGTACATCGCCGTCCAATCCGACCCCGTATCCCTCTCCGGATCCGGCGTCGCCTTCGCCGTCGCCGGTGGGGTATTCTCCGGTATCGGCTCCATCAGTTACTACGCCGCGCTTCAACGAGGCAATACCGCAATCGCGACGACCGTTACCGCACTCTACTTCGTCGTCGCTGCGGTCCTCGGCGTGTTGTTTCTCGGCGACTCCGTCGATTTGCAGGATTTGGCGGGTATCGGGCTTGCTATCGGTGCTGTCGCCCTTCTGGCGACGTGA
- a CDS encoding PGF-CTERM sorting domain-containing protein → MTRTVSFIAGESESGESRDGWVFRYDKRGELKWEKRFGGDEVDWLDSAMPTDDGGYLFTGGTLTGGIGSSDGYVVKTGADGTLDWEKAYGSDSWDKPWPAVRSHDGGYILAGQTGGFGADGKDGWILELGPGAASQQTSTTDSKTTTEGTVQETGSSQGTSGSSEGTSLPGFTVPIAIIALALLGLGMRHRS, encoded by the coding sequence GTGACGAGAACGGTGTCGTTCATCGCGGGCGAGTCCGAAAGCGGCGAGTCACGTGACGGTTGGGTGTTCCGATACGACAAGCGTGGCGAGTTGAAGTGGGAGAAACGGTTCGGCGGCGACGAGGTCGATTGGCTCGACTCGGCGATGCCGACGGACGACGGTGGCTACCTGTTCACCGGCGGAACGTTGACGGGAGGAATCGGCAGTTCGGACGGGTACGTGGTGAAAACCGGGGCCGACGGAACCCTCGACTGGGAGAAGGCGTACGGGAGCGACTCGTGGGACAAACCATGGCCAGCCGTACGATCACACGACGGCGGCTACATCCTCGCCGGACAGACCGGCGGGTTCGGCGCGGATGGCAAGGACGGCTGGATTCTCGAACTCGGTCCCGGAGCGGCGAGTCAGCAAACATCGACAACCGATTCGAAAACCACGACGGAAGGAACGGTCCAGGAGACCGGTTCGTCCCAAGGGACGAGTGGGTCGTCCGAGGGGACGAGCCTCCCCGGATTCACGGTTCCGATAGCGATCATCGCGCTCGCGTTGCTCGGCCTGGGGATGCGCCATCGGTCGTGA